The Lycium ferocissimum isolate CSIRO_LF1 chromosome 8, AGI_CSIRO_Lferr_CH_V1, whole genome shotgun sequence DNA segment ATATAGGAAGCTCACTTATTAAGCTACCGCTCAATCGGTAACTCTGTACTTAAAAATATAGGACTACTCAAATCAGAGACATATCTAGAATTTCATGAGAATGGATTCACCATTGCTTTGAGAtaagatataaaattttataagaaCATAGACTTCTCGTTGTAGATTATCccatggagttttttttttttttttttggacttggtataattagaaataaaggaaagaaaagtcatctgatgcaatataaaataaaaacacattttttacttggttaataatattaaaaggAAGGTCAAAAGGCAACTTTGGAAAATAATAGCAAAAATGTGTAAGAGCTGGGGATTGAACCCATGACCTTAAGGATGTAAACATAGCCTCTACCTAGTGCTCCACTCAGCCTATTTTGACTATGTGTTCTTTTAGTTactattagatatatttttagaattatacacataatatatggagtttagtcgagtgaccatgtgttcacttACCCAAAATTTATGCATAAATTTGCCCCTGATTCAAATGCTAtatgaattaattgaattataattatcTTTatgttgacttttttttttggttgagcCCGGGCTTACCATTATCTAGTAATAAACAgattgtactccctccgttcgaatttaagtgtcttacttttctttttggtttgtcTCACAAAGAGTGTCTTTTTATGtatttagtaagttttccaATCCCAAGGCAAGTTTAAGACCACTAGATATAAAAGACTACACACATCTTTTATTTAagaccataagattcaaaaatctcccTTTCTTCTTAAACTCTGTATCCAATCAagttaagacacttaaattgggacggagagagtaccATATAATGAAAGGATTGTTATGCGgtgattaatatttttaaagaatGTTATAGATGAATTAATTGCCTTAAAAGgataatttctatttttttcttaaatagtATAATCCTTGCATTAGTAGTACGTgtattcttatttcattttatattttgcataaaataatatatagttTCCCACATAAGTTAACCAGGTACTATTTTTACTACCAATAAGACATTGTACTcactccgtcccaatttaactGTCTTAGTTTAActtgacacgaaatttaagaaataaagggagtcttttaaatcttgtggtcttaaattaaagatgtgtaaagtagaaaaaagttatttgaatcttgtgattataaacttgtcatgtaggatgtttgaattgtcaacttactaaatatagaaatatccactttttttggaacaaattaaaaaaaaataagacacttGAATTGGGACGGAGCGGTATTAGTATTTTATACGGATTTTTATGTTGAgatgattaattatttatatgtctCGATCAAACACAGAGCATCTTATGTGAGATTTTATATTGATATTAATCCCTTCTTTTTATACTTAAACCAAACGTCCCCTCAGTATTGGTTGCCTTCAGGTTAATTTCAtggagaaaaggccataaatagtcccttatctatgggagtaggtctaaaatggtcccttaactatataCTTAccagttttagtcctttaactatctaaaaacttatcaaatttggtctccatcgatttttttatacaaatagcgtacaaactcataaaccttcgtgagattaatcgttaaaccattcatcagacctatatttctctctacctgcttctttttcctcaagttcattctttaacctcaacttttttcctcaagttctctcTCGCGTTTCGTAACCAACGGACTGCGTCGGTTAAAACCGACCCAGTCTGtcggttttgttaaaaaaaaaaaaaaaaactgatggTCTcacgtcgattttttttttttttttttgaaaattaaagaatgaaatgtaGGAACTTGGAGTCGAACCCGggtatgttccttggcattaaaggGCTTTACCACTAGATCACTGatatttcttgttcatatacttacattgatttaatttatattatttttttgctctaaaaaccgacggactccgtctccgtcggtttttttataaaaaaataaaaaatcgacgGACTCCATCGgtatattttagaaaataatataacaaataattatattttttcgcgcatttttgtgcaaaaaataatcgacgcagtccgtcggttttcttaacaaaaaaaagatttaaaaaaattattgaaaaaacaGACAGAATCTGTCGGTCTTTCCGTCGGTTTTtaccagttttttagtagtgtttgagaAGAATGGTTACAGAAATTTTGTGCCTGGGTTTGTCTTTTCGAATTTTAGAGACTCAAGAGCGACACCAGTGCCAAAATGctcattttaaaaattaaaaaaaaaaaaaaaaaaaaaacaagacgaacttgaggaaaaagaagcaaggagagagaaatataggtctgaggaatggtttaatgattaatctcacgaaggtttatgagtttgtatgctgtttgtataaaaaaatagacggtgaccaaatttgataagttttttgATAGTTAGAGGACTAAAACCGGTAAgtgtatagttaagggaccattttagacctactcccatagataagggactatttatgaCCTTTTCTCTAATTTCACGCATGTTTACtattactttttatatttataaagtcacaaaattatattttgtatcaaCAAAAGATCATTAAATTATATGTTAATTgcttagaaaataaaattaacgaaATGTTCAATTTTTGGATTGCGCACATCAGCTGTAATTTCTGAAAGAAATTCTGCTTGTCATAATCCCTTGAATGCTAGTGGTTCTGGCGAGCAGTTGTGAAGTTAGAATTTTCATAAAGAAATTCACAATATATCGAAGTAAGCATGTGGAGAAGCGGAGGAAATTCAacatttattaaatatataaagaaaattactaacctttatatataatataatttttcggCATACAAAAGGTTCGACTGAACCCTTCCGCTCCTAGCTCCGCCCCTCCTGGTGTGTAGTAATTTCTGAGCCCCTACTGGTGTGTAGTAATTTCTGAGCAATACAATGCATAGCTCTAAACTTATGCACCGTCATCATACTGAAAATGTTAAACCTAAAATCGTATAAAAAGCACAATCCAAACGAATGAGCTTTTCAGTAGCACATGTTGCTTGCTTACTAATTATTTGGTTCTCTACTTATGCACAATCAAACTGAAATTCATCATAAATGATTTAAGGTGTGGGCTAATTATTGTTGTTACTAGTGTTGTGTATTTAACTAATTTCATATGAGTAGCATGCATTTAATAGCTTGATTATATTCACAGAACATAattgtttaaaaatatttttacgaGTAATTGATGATAAGTTTAATATCTACAACAATttagaatattttagtaagcaTATCAATTATTGTACAATACGATACagttaaaccaaaaaagaaaaagaaaaagttattcAACCACAGTAAATAATACTGTCTATCCAAATATTTTATCCACATAATACTATATAAAACAATACAATAAAATACAACTTGATGCATAATGAAACATTCGGATACAACAATATGAAACAAGAGTGTAAATGATAGTAGAAGTAACCATCTGCTCCTCCCTTAACCAGAGATCTCGGGTTTGAGCCATAGGTATGAAAAAATCCTTGGTAGGGagcatcccccccccccctcccgccCAAAATGAGGCCCTACGTGGCGCGAATCCGGATATAGTCGGGTTCCAATGCGGGTACTGGACACCGGGTggaaagccaaaaaaaaaaaaaaagatattagaAGTAATTGTGACCAAGAAATGTTACGGGATAGTTAGATTCGCTGCACATTTAACCAGTGGTTTCCTGTTTTCCGTAATTCAATATGGTGAAGTATTTTCACATCATCAGTCGACATTGCCTCATCCCAATCGTTAAGGGAGAGATATACGATCCTAAGTTCTTTTACTCCATCCCACACACATGACACACTGTACTACTATCGGCCAGTTAGGCAACATTTACCTACACAAACTCAATTAGGAGACAGCGAGGATCCAACTAAAGTATAAAATTCTGATTGTTTGGAGAATAAGACCGGTTCTATTAAAATAGGGTTTTGAGCTTAGCTGGACCCCTAGGAGTGGAGAACTCCTTGATGGATAGGGCTTTACCCCCTTAATGGGACGGTCATATGTGAGTCCGAAAAAGTCAAAtcaataaatttcaaatacacaACAACAAGCTCCAGAGCTCACAGCAAGTCAGGCTCTGAACGTCAATTGCAAAGCTTAAATATATACATCAAGAATCTCTCATTTCCCACAAAAGAAATCTCTTCAATCTCTAATAACTTGCCAGTAGTTTCCAACCAACATCAATTATCATCTGAAGAAAACGAACAATTCTACTGAGCTTCACGTATAGTATCCTGTAATTATAGTTTCAAACAGCAAGACTTAGTGGACagaaaacaattaaaacatacATAACTTCTGACTAAACCATGCTTTATGGAATTCAAAGTCCATTCATTTGCTTGATGGAAAGATTGAAAGAAGAAGAGGCTGTAAAGTAGATTAAAGATctaaaaaattgaaagttttgCTACTAGAAGATGGAAAGATATGAAGAAAGAGCATTCCTTAGAGCACTCCTATTTCATTTTGAAGTCTGTTTATGttaatttgtttaaatttttttgtttggcTTCATTTCTTGAAATACTTGTGTATATAGCCCAAGGCTCTTGAAAAACATATATACTTGCACAAGGTATGAGTAATCATATCTTATTTAACTCTTTTAGCCATTTTTCTTAGGCTTATATTGTTCTCACGTTACTCGATAAGATTGAACAGAAGGAGAATCCGGTACCTGATCATTAGCATTGGAAATCCCATTGTCGCAAACATCAACCCTAGGAAGTTGCTGAGAAGGATAAAGGGAAGGTATATTTGGGAGTCGCATTGCCTCTACATTGCTTGCTATTAAGATGCTTATCACCTCGGTCATTGATGGTCGATCCTTAGGACGAGCTTGAATGCATTTTAAGCCGACCACTATCATCTTCTTCACACTTTCATACTCCACCTTACTTCGAACACGATCAATGTTATTTTCATTCTGATGAAATATGTCGACTATAACATCACAATAGTCTGTTTCCTCGTCGAGTGTGTTATCGAGGCTTTTCTTCTGCTTTACCATATTCAAAACTGTTATTCCATAAGAATGGACATCGGACTTGTGAGATACGCCCCCTGCATTTGCTCTGTACAACAACTCGGGAGGCATATAACCTGGCGTTCCAAATTTGTTTGAGAGAATCAATTCACTGGCCCCTGTGTATGAAAATAGCCTAGCAAGCCCGAAATCAGAGATTTTTGGGCGGAAGTCTTTGTCGAGAAGAATGTTGTGTGGCTTAATATCGAGGTGGACTATTCTGCTTTGGCAGAATTGGTGCAAGTATTCAAGCCCTTGAGCTACTCCCAAAGTAATCTGCAACAATCGATCCCATCCCAGTAAATGACAATCTTTTGTCAACTGGCTTAACGATCCATTAGGCATGAATTCATAAATCAACGCTCTCATGGAACCTTCGGAACAGTAACCAAGAAGTCCAACGACGTTAATATGAGAAGTTTTGCTGATACTTATAACTTCACGGTGAAACGATGTTTTGGCAGCAGCATCTGATCTGTTCAGTATCTTGACAGCTACAAGAGTTTCATCTTCTAACATTCCTTTATACACACTGCCAAAGCCTCCTACACCGAGCTTTTCCGCCAAGTTATTAGTCATTTTCTCGATATCTAAGATGCTATACCCTCTCGGAGTTATGAGCCTAGAGATCTCCAAGGAGGAAgatttatcatcatcatcattgacaTTGTGACTATGCCTAGGAAACTTCTCCAGAGAGTCTTTAACCTCGTTTCCGCGTTTTCTGTGTTTATGCAGCCTCTTGAAGGAACAAAACAGGGCGACGACTGTAATCGCCACTACAATTAGGATTGCTGCATTAAGCAATGGGCTTACTAGTcaatttcaagaaaggaaatGCACGTAATAATAATGCGGGCCAAACCTTAATTTTCACTAAGAAACTTGTTTGAAAGCCAACCTGTAATTGgcattggtgtaattactaccctagtaattacacaaacTTAGTAATTACGCAGATTGTAATTACAACGAcgtgtttgtttgtcataatgtaattacaaagttgtaattacaagcgtctttgtttggttgcacaagtgtaattacacagttagtttaatttaaaactaaaatttaattataaaaaaaataaaaaaaaatttttaaaaaatatgtgtctttataaatgatattagattagttatttaataatacattgtttcttgaaaatatgttaattaataatcatatatttgtaattaatattgtaaaaaataattaatatataatttcaaattaataatattttaattttaattgattataaaaattaaagcatacctttttttgtgagaacatcatgggattggatgttcgacaaaaaagaatatttataaatataatgccataacactattcaaatgtttgacaataattatatcaactgtaagtgaaaaataaacaacatgcaatctGAAATAACAAGacaatagtactaaagcaaatatttttaaaatctaaaatataacctaaattcaaaatccgaaagaatatttttaacataatactcttatgtcaaattctaacgttacataagtaagtttcaacttgggaaaatacataaaaaccccCCCCAACGTATAGccagattaattatgacgcacccaacctttgcgggcgacctattaccgcCCAGTCTTAATTTTTCAGTATTTTAGTACCATTTTCgactgacgtggcaaaaaaaaaaattatggcgagtgaaagcaaaagaaaaaaatattttttatattttaataagaattaatttttaaaaatttatttatattttatcctctcacccacccccaccctccctTTCTTCCACACTTCAATTGTTAAatgcaatttatttttctctttctctcctttttctctttcttcttctttctcctcaaccaCCACTGCTGCCGCCGCCGCCACACCGCTGCAGCAGCAACACCGCAACAACAGCACCAATATGAAAATGGGTCTGACCCATTAAAACATAATGCCATTTCGGTGGAGGAGATATTTTGGTGTTTGATTTGCCTTCaaatgaatgtgtgtgttaatggaggaagaaaatgggttgaatgtgtgtatattaatggaggaagaaaatgggttgaagaaaatgggttttaatggaggaagaaaatgggttgaagaaaATGGATTGAATGTTTCGTGAAAATAAGctctttatgattgatgattaaattgaatgtgtgttaatggaggaagaaaatgggttgaatgtgtgtgtgttaatggaggaagaaaatgggttgatggatttcttgaaatgaagaagaagaagaagaagaagaagaagggtttagtgatgaagaagaagagtttaGTGATAAAGAAGACTAAATTAATgatttaatggttaattagaggttaattagtgtaaatataattaataaaagaaaaatcaaatgaaaaaaaaaaaaaggaaaagtgtCAGTGGCGTGGCACCAATATGGCAGAGAGCgtgcaacactctccactgtgcaactgggcttcaattttttttttttgccacgtcagtcAAAAAATGGTACTAAAATACTGAAAAATTAagacggggggggggggggggggagggggttaaTAGGTcccccgcaaaggttgggtgcgtcataattaatctggCTATACGTTGGAGggttttttatgtattttccctttcaacttaacataagtaaatagtcCTATaattcaaaggaaaggaaaaatataagtcaataacctcattcacaatgaaatgctactttaataacgtcactttttatatgccaagtttgctaatgactcattctttctaatattaagagacgtagtttcaaaaattagaatattaacatggttatgctaaatgaataaaataaaaaataaaaaaatacgagcaattacatggaggaaccacaagaagtaaaggttgggaatgagaagaaaggaaatgaaatataaattctataaaaagaaaaatatattttaaaaaatgcaaatgattaaaaagtaaaaataaaaaagaaattaaataatagaaataaaaataaattagaaaagaaaagaaattaaaataaaataaaataaaataaataatagaaataaaaaataaattaaaaaagaaaagaaattaaaattaaattaaattaacaagaaataaactaaaaagtaaccctgtaattacagggtgtaattacacccaattctcagtccccccttgagaattggagagtgtaattataccctctcaattacacccaattcccacctaactgtgtaattacctagtcaaacaaacaggccaaactgtgtaattacacccaattacacCCTAAGGGAATTCAATATATAGAGAAACTAGTAATAATACGGACAAAAAAATAAGaggattcaacatctactatatatacataaaaaaaataatttttatcttatatatatagtgtaagtTTTTGATAACCCCCTTGCATCCCCCCAGGTCCGCCCCTGCAGACACACGCCAATGCTAGAAAAAAGGCCAAGCTGCAAGACTCACCTATTAGAATTATTATCGAGACCCTCCTCCTTTTGTGCCCTGCATTACAGTATGTCTATTGTCAATATGAGTTAGAGATTGAAATTGCCAAGAAGAAAAAAGACATAAGCACTCAAAATCATACTTTGTAAAGATCCGATTCCAAGCACTTCAACTATGGTTTCGATACTACCATATttggtataaattttaaatatctaAAAGAGAACATTGATAAATGCATTAAGTTATctttggaaaagaaaataattgcaTCAACGTATCAAAACAATGATGGTAACAACATTAGGGACGTCAATAAGACAATAACTGTAGTAGTAAAGGTAAGCTGGTAACCAGCATACTAACTACTTCCACTTTATTCACTTGTAAGATGGTTAATTTAAAACAAGTTAAAGAAATTAAAGTTAAACAGAGTAACACTTACCTGGAGAAGTAACAGCAACATTACAACGTTGAGTGTGTGACCTATCTTGGCAGTAACACGTAAATCCATTTGTGTCACCACTAACAGAACCACAAACCCCGCCACTTTGTTCACAAACACTGCAATTTGCTTCAGACCACATTTCCGGATAAAACTCCAATAATGACAAAGTTCCATTAGATGATCGAGAGCTATGGTTATCGTCGCTAGAGATCGAAGCGTTGCTCTGACTAGAACATTGACGAACATAATGACCCTCTTTATTATAACCTTCTGTGCAACTACTAGAACTCGACGTACTTTGGTGACTATTGTTCTTCGGATTATCAAACGATTCAGTAACAGACACGTCAATCTGTTTAGCGTAAGTAATTTGATTTACGCTGTAGTTTTGGTTACGTATTTGGAGAATTGGATAACCTGAGTCATAGTTACAAGCTAGCGCGAAATCTTTCAGGCCACAGTAAGAGGGTCGTTGGTTTTTAATGTAAAAGGGAAATTTGATTTCTAGGCTCTTTTCAGCTCCACATGTTTGGGGTTTATTGCATGCTTCATATCTTGGATCAACACAATAGGATTTGTTTGGTATaatgaggaagaagaatgaGATTATGAGTAGGGATAGGTACATTTCCATTTTGATGAACAAGCAAATAAAGAAATAAGTGTATAATGGTGGTGATTGGTTTAGAGCGacaattgatttatttttatgtagAGAAGCTATAGCATTTACGTGATGGACTGATGAGTTGATTGGGTCTACGTAATAAGTCAACTGGGGCCATCTGCAAGACAGCAAAGAAACGACTAGATACCCACTAAGGGCAGGGAGCAAAAGGAGGGGCCAACAATTGAGctgtatattttgattttgggaAAGGTTCAAGTTTTCCAGAGGTCAAATATACTTTTATCGTTACAAGATAGTTCCAAATATGTGTTTGTTAACTAACCGCGAAAACTTTCCTATGCATGACATTTTCTACAAGGGAAAAGGTGAAATATGCCTTGAACTATGCGAAATGATTCATACTGCAGCAATATTGTGGAGGTCAAGGTATGTGGTTGTTGGGATTTGCAAAGTTCAAAAGTAAATTTGGACTATCTCGTGAGTTCAAGGgaaattttgattattttccCTTATAAAAATGTTCATTCGTATGAAAGCTTCCGCCTTTTATGATATAAGATATATGGACCAATCTTGTATAGCTAGGTATTTTTTAATCCAACTATTGACGGACCAAATTTAAACCATTTCACAAAGTAATAACATTATTTTCCCTTTTGATTTTGTATTGCAACCTTTTGTCACTCACgagtacttgtcattttttagGTTGTTTTAGTTAGATACAGGGTGGACCTAGTGGTAACTCATGGCTCCCTTAGGCTTTGGGTTGTGACATATGATGACTTTTatgaagaaattaattaaatactgAAATTTCTGATTCAGCAATatacatcattcataatttTCTCTCAACCAAAAATTTGAGGAGGTAAAGTGAAATGTAAACAATATTAAGTACTAAGAGtgaaatttatttataaataactcGTAAGTCTCCAGCATTTAAACAGAAATGACTTGACAACAAGAAGCAGGCCCGCAGTGAGCAAAGAACTTCCCAATAAACGTTTTTTTGGATATTGGATTATTTTGTCAAAATTAAACTTCGTCTATATTTACTACTGGTATAATGATTTACCGATGATCAGGTTAAATTTTTAGTGATTCTTATCAAAGTTATTATGTCAAACCTTATACTACTAACAAAAACTAATTGTCTCTTGAGATTATGATGTGAGAATTATAACACTGGGATTAAGTAGT contains these protein-coding regions:
- the LOC132066730 gene encoding LEAF RUST 10 DISEASE-RESISTANCE LOCUS RECEPTOR-LIKE PROTEIN KINASE-like 2.7, with amino-acid sequence MEMYLSLLIISFFFLIIPNKSYCVDPRYEACNKPQTCGAEKSLEIKFPFYIKNQRPSYCGLKDFALACNYDSGYPILQIRNQNYSVNQITYAKQIDVSVTESFDNPKNNSHQSTSSSSSCTEGYNKEGHYVRQCSSQSNASISSDDNHSSRSSNGTLSLLEFYPEMWSEANCSVCEQSGGVCGSVSGDTNGFTCYCQDRSHTQRCNVAVTSPGHKRRRVSIIILIAILIVVAITVVALFCSFKRLHKHRKRGNEVKDSLEKFPRHSHNVNDDDDKSSSLEISRLITPRGYSILDIEKMTNNLAEKLGVGGFGSVYKGMLEDETLVAVKILNRSDAAAKTSFHREVISISKTSHINVVGLLGYCSEGSMRALIYEFMPNGSLSQLTKDCHLLGWDRLLQITLGVAQGLEYLHQFCQSRIVHLDIKPHNILLDKDFRPKISDFGLARLFSYTGASELILSNKFGTPGYMPPELLYRANAGGVSHKSDVHSYGITVLNMVKQKKSLDNTLDEETDYCDVIVDIFHQNENNIDRVRSKVEYESVKKMIVVGLKCIQARPKDRPSMTEVISILIASNVEAMRLPNIPSLYPSQQLPRVDVCDNGISNANDQDTIREAQ